The genomic stretch TGAGACTGGATTCCcctagaaatggaaaatttctagAACTATTGAAACTGTAGGGGGAAAAAGTCATCTGTATGAGAAAACAGGAACAGGAATATATGCATACCTAGTCCTCCAGCACCTGTGACAGAACTCATGCCACTTTGCTAGACTTACTGGAtttagaacattaaaaaacaaggctGCTCTCCATTGAGAGCGGACGATGGGCCAGGTGCTGTGGGAGTGGCTGATACTGGAGCACGCACTGAATCCTCGCTGCAATCCTTACTGTACCCCAACTTCtcagatgaggagcctgagggTTAGAGACTTCGGGCCACCAAGATCCCACAGCTCGTAAGTGGTGGAGTGCTGCTGGGGACTCCAGGCCCACGTCCCACACTCGGGCCTCCTGTGGGCTGTCATTGGGCCGAGGGCCCGGGTTCTGGACCTGCCTCTGCAGCTACAGAAGGAACCAAAGTCCTTCTCAGGCTCATTAGCTGCCCTCATCTGCCTCGGTTTCCAACAGTCTCGGAGGCCCCTTATGGTGCCTAAAGACCCTAAAGCCTTTGCAAGGTACCAAATGAGGTAACCAAGATTTATACACATGACCACAAACGTTCAGAAACAACTCACATGCCGACTAGTAGAGTTCTGCACCCAAACTACTTTTTAAAGAGTATTTAAGAGTATGGGAAATAGTGATAATAAGCGTTAAATGTAATGGAATACACACGAGATCCCAGTGCTGTAAACAAACATCCACAGAGAGGTAAGATGGGAAGGAAAGGCCCCCAAAACGTAATGGGGATTATCTCTAGGTGGCAGAATCATGGGTGATTTTTCTTTGGCacgtttttcaaattttctacactAAACATCTATTACTGtcacaactagaaaaaaaagcaGTAACAATTAACACTGTTCCAAATTAAGCAAAGCAGGGCTGATACCACGTAAAGGAAACTGGAGGACAGAAGGTACCAGACAACGAGACGGCCTGATTAAGACAACACACCCACCCCCAGCTGTCCCCACGTTTTCAGCAGCACAAAGGCAGAAGGACAAGCACCAAGTGTTGCAGTCGGCTGAGGAGGCAAGGAACACGTGTATCTGAACTCAGACACCCGTCGGGTCTGGGTGAGCCGGAGCCACACGAGGAGCTGGACTTCCAGCAAGAACCTCACCAGAGCCAAGAAAAGCGCCTCCCGACCTGCCTGTTCCCGCATCCACCCTCCGTGGAGGCAAGGGCGCCTGTGAAGTCCCAGCTCCACAGAGCCTGCGATGGTAGGGCCAGACCCTGCCTTCCAGTGCGCTGAGGTTACAGGCACCCAGGATGCCCAGCGAGCACAGCTCCAGTGGGACCTGGGCTCACTCAGGTGGGGCGTGGGCCTGTCTAGCTTGGAGGAGGGCCAGGGAGCAAATCTGTCATTCAGTTGTGGGCCTGACACATTTAGACATGGGAAGAACCAAGACAAAGACCCCAGGGAACCCATttctaattaaaagacaaacaaaactaaCATCAGCAGAGGAGTCTAACAGAAAAGttgttttctcctgtttttattttcagtcttccaAATTCTAGTTTCCCCTCTGGCCACTGCCTCCGTTTCTGGGCCACTGCCTCTAAGCATCAGCTGTGGTTTTTATGATGGAAGGCAGAGTCAACTTATTATGAATCTGTTTCTACAAAACAATCGGGAAGAAAAGAGATTTGGTAGATGAATGCAATAAATGAATGTGATAAAACACCCCCAACTATGACACagcagaagccagagagaaataaaaccagtTCTCTGCACCAGGATGTCCCTTCATGAACGTGGGTGCCAGTCAATGCAGGGGCATGGAGCTGACCATGTGTCActtctctcccagcccccaggctgcCAGAGACGTGAACTGGGCTCTGGGAGGCCTGGCACTGCACACTTAATAATTAGACTACTAAGTCATGCCCTCTGGCAGCACAAGGCTTCTCCTGGTAGGATTTATGACCTGAAAATTTactgcctcctctcttccccagacTACCACCTGTACCAGCAAGCCAGCTCCTCGCTAATGCTGCCTTCATGACTCATAAATGAATGGGGCTGCTCGCCTTCCCCAAATATTATTTGTAGGGAACATTAAAGCTTCATAAAACAAATCTATAGACTAAGAGGGCTAATTCCACTTCAGATGTTTTTAAAACGccatcctccccctgccccccatgaTGTTTCAAATCAGCATGGCATTTTCAGAGCCACAGATGTACTACTGGAGGGGAGAATGTGGAACCGAGAACCTGGCCTCCTCATGCTTAAAAACTGCCAGCCCTTCCTCCTGAAGCCGGGGAGCTTGAGAGGTCCTCCAACCACAACCTACCGCATCCCCCTAGATCGACTTAGGCAGAAATCAAAGTCTCCAACACTGTGATTGATGGCAGCGCTTCCGTAACGAGCCCAAGGTTGGATCTGGGGAGCTCAATTCCCTGTTTCAAGTACTCCTTCACTGCCACAATTGAGTCTGACACAAACATCACAGAACACGATGTGTTTCTGGTACATTACGGGAAGGACTCCTGAAAATGATGCTATTATGATCTTTTTCTGGGGAAGTTTACCTCCTGATGGAGGCTAACATCCTTGGGAGGAATGACAAAAGCTAGAGAAACTCCAACTCACctcatctgtttttttctcacagtCCACTGGCAATAATTTCACTGAGaccaagaaaagaaacacagaggaaaTTAAAAGTGTGGCATGAGGAAAAGAGTACAAAAGGGACTGGTCTCAAATTCAGGGCAGGTAAAATATTACCAACGTAAGGGTGGAGGTTAGAAAGATGTCATATAAATGAGGCAGTTTTAAAATGCAGGCAGTAAAATGTAAGGGTTTCCCCGTCCTGGATTAGGAATTAGGACAGCTAGGTCCTAAATCCCAGGTGAATATGATTAGCCAAGGGCTCTAGGGCAActcacttaaccactctgaacctctgtttcctcatctgtgaaatgggatcaATAAAGACTTCCCTGATTAACTCAGGGAGTTAGCCTCAAATAAGGCAACATGCATGATGGCTCTGTAAATTGTAAACAAGGGTATGTTAAACAGGGATTAATACCATCACGAGAGGGGAACTCCAGGTAAATCCCAGTATATACCCAAGAGCTGCTGTTTTAAAGCATCTTGGCAGTAAGTATGACAGGATACTGTTCCACGTCACCAGTGCAGTTACGGTACCAGGACACTCCTGGGGCTGCTTAATTTCTCTAGAGGTGGAGAAACTGCTCTCATAGTAAGGACGTTACTTGGTGTGTGCACGAGTCTGGGATCCCCATGCCCACAGACATGTTCATACACGTAAACATGCTTCTCCTGCACCAGCTAGTACATAATTTAACTTTTCCTTGCATTTTGGCTGTTCCTGCTAGGTATGGAAAGATGTGGCCTTGGCTCGAAGCTGGGAACAGCATGAATCACATTTATGCTTTGCAAAGAATGTTAAAAGTTGGTGAGCTACAGTGTCATTTTATACTTAAATTGATAAAGAGATGATCTCTGTGTTGTTTCCTGTTAGACCAGAGCCCAGAATTACCCGAGAGGCAAAGTTCCCTTTTCGGAAACTCACAAATCCTCAGCAACTCAGGAAACATGCTGTGTCCTGCAAAGCTCTGATTGGCATGTCTAATCACATAACCAAGTGTGGACAGAAGCAGGGCTGGCAACGTCCTTGACCCACAGGACCCTCTCCTGACAGCACTTCAGGAGGGTGCTGCCCGCAATGATAAACACCTCTGTTTATATCAGTTCAAACTCTTTAAAAGGTTCTTGCACACCTGTCTCATAAGCAGGGCTAGCACAACCTCCTTCTGACAAATGAGGGCCCTGTAGTCCAAAGAAGTGGAGCCCGTGGCCTTTCTGGTGCTGCAAAGCTGGGCCCCCAACCAGATCCCATCTGTGGGCAGTGAAACATGGGGTGCCTTCAAATGGGCACTAATATGTGAAGGAgcaagatcaaaagaaaaaattaaaaggaacgGGAGAGGACTGTTAGAGGGGGGAGTGGCTTTCTCTAGACGGGGAAAACCAGAGGTTGGGGTAAAAGTGAGTAGGAATGGACACTGCTTCCTGCACGTGGTTGAAAGCGAGGTTAGTAGGGCGGGCTAGGGCAGGAAATGAGAGCAGGAGAAAGTGAAGACAGAAATTATTGCAGGTGCAGGAATTCcgccctctcctcccacagctggaggaaggaaagtccCAGTCCGGAGGGAAGAGGCGGCTGCCCAGGCCCGGGAGCGTGCAGCAGGGCGCTGAGGACGGGTGGTCGTGGTGGCGGACACGCGCGCGCCCGGGGCCCTCCCCTGCGCCGGCCCGGGACGTACTGTTGTCCTCCGCCTCCTGCGGCGCCGAGGGCTTGCCCATCTTCACCCAGAGGATGCCCAGGAAGACGAGCAGCagccccaggctggcccagaaCAGGAGCCGGGACAGGCAGCGCTCCAGCCGCCGCCCCGCCTCGGGCCGGGCCCGCGCCGCGCCCGCTGCGCCCGCTCGCGTCGCCCGCAGGCCCGGGCGCGGGTCGGGGCCGAGGAGGGCGGAGGGCGGCCGCGCCGGCGCCGGGGACGCGGCCCACCAGCGGCGGACTCCGGGGCCCAGGCCCGGCGCGGCCCTGTTGAGCGGCCGGGCGTCCTCGTCCTCCTCGGAGCTGCCCCGGACCGAGGCGCGGCGCCTGAGCGGCGCGGGGCGCGCGGGGTAGGCGAGGCCGCGGCTCCCGGACCAGGAGGCCGCGGAGGCCCCGAGGTCGCCGTAGACCCCAGAAGTCGCGTAGGCCGAGCCCGAGGCCGGCGGCGAGAGCCAGGGCTCCGCCCGCAGAGAAGCCGCGGCGGGCCGGGCGCGCAGCGGCGCCTCCTCGCGCAGCCGGGCCTCCTCCCGCAGCCGCTCCTCGCTCCGCGGCCGGGCCTCCTCCCGCAGCCGCTCCTCGCCGCGTAGCCGGGCCTCGCCCCGCAGGCGGCGCAGCTTGTTGCGGTAGACGTCCCGGGTGGTGTCGGTGATGGGTCCTGGCTGGAAGCCCAGGGCCTGCAGCTCCCGCCGCAGCTCCAGGTCCGACAGGCCGGCCATGGCCAGGacgccgcccccgcccgcccccggcgCTCCCCGCACCCGGAACTGCTCCCgccggcagcggcggcggcggcggcgcgggcggggcCCTGCGCCATGATGGGAAGGTCCGTCATGGCCGCCATGTTGAGGAGGTCTGCGTCTGCCTTGGCGGGCCGGCCATGATGAGGAGGTCAGACTCGGCCTCACGGCTGCCATATTGGGGAGGTCCGAAGGTTTgtgtctcttgtttcttttttctttcccctccttgcTCAGTCCTTCTCCTCGTCTGTCAGACCAAGAGGTGCTTATCTCTGAATCCTCGGCCCCTCGCGCGGTCCCTGGCATGTGGTAGGCGCTCAATAAAGTGTTGATTTAATAGATGAAttgcttaatggtgaaagacaaaCCTTTGCCGAGAGTGGGAAGACGGGATCCTTTGCCCCTCTCTGTGCTTGGGGCCCGATGGGTGACCCCTTCAGCGCTCAGGGAAGGCGTTTTTTGGGTCGTGGATAGACCCAGGTCTGCCTTGAGACCAGTCAGACCTCAGGTCGCGGCCGCCACTGAGCGCTGGCGGGTGCGGGCCCTGCCCCGGGACAGACAGACGCCGGCCTTCGAGGGGCGCCTGCGGCGGAGGAAGGCATCGCAGCCACCGCGAGGGCGCAGCCTTAGCCCAGCCCAAGAGATAGGTAGGGGAGGACCCAGAGACACAGTCTATGTCACTTGCGGATTTAGGCTGGGTGCGCTCGAATCCCTACTCTGCCACCATTAGATGTATGATCATATCCAGTTAACATTTCTAGCCTGTTGGCCAGTAAATCTtctagggttgctgtgaggattacagAGGCGATTTGTGTAGGGTGCTTAGGACAGCGCCTGCACATGCGCCTGAGTGTGCATACTTCACCCGTGTCTCTGCAGCCTCGTTGCTGTGGAGAACCTCTCACAGGGCAGGAACGCTCTCAGCGAGAAACCCCTAAGGGAAGCTGGGGAGTGGTGGCCAGTGGAACTAGAGTCCTGGTTCCTGGTCTtcctcccgcctccctctccctctttgtATTCCTTCCACAGCCCTCATCAACTGCCTTTCCCACAGGTTTATTGCCGGCCTTAGGTTCCGTTCCATTTAACCCCCTGGAATTCAGTTCTCTTCCAcatgctcccctcctcccctgcagtCCCATTGCCCAGCCCCCACCTTGTCCCCTCCCGTCGTCCTGTCCCCTCCCCGGCTCCCTGGGCAAGGCCCCTCTGCCGGTGGTTTGCATTCCTGCCACTTGCTGCCCACAGGGGTATTCAACACTGACCACGTTGCTAGGAAAATTACAGCCTGGGCATGGTCAGGCTTCCGTTGTTAGCCTTCCCATCTTGCCCGACTTAGCTGCTCCCACGTGGTGTGATTTCTCTCACCAagtgttgttttccttttccccgCCTGTGTTTGCACGGAATGCCATGAATTTGATATAGTGATTGCCTAACACATATACCAcataatagtattttatttctttctgaagCACTGTTTGCATGACAAATGAGTCGGTAACATTTGTGCAACTCCTTGCAGCTGTGCGGttcaatatataaagaatgagCCTTTCGGCATCAGTACTGGCCCTGTGCATTCTAAGAGGGCTTGAAACGGATGCTTAAACAAAGTTAACGTTACAGCATTTTGCAGAGTTATGGTCTATTTCATCATAATGGATCTCTGGGcgatttaaaaatatgaactagAGCCACCCCCAGCGGTGGTCCCCAGTGTGGGCTTTGTCAGCCTGCCTTGTGTTTGGGGACTCTGCTGCTGCTACACGCACCGAGGGCCAAATGACCCAtagcctctcctccctctgccaccaACCCAGATGTCCTCCCGCTAGCCTAGAACCTATGATGTTTGCAGTGCCCTTTCCCCGTGTGGTCCACCGTCTGCCTCCACGGTGGCTTCTGGCAGCCCCTGGCCTTGTCTTGCTGAGTGGAGCagaactttgctgtagttgccCCCACTTACAGCATCTTTGCCCATCAGTGCCTCCCTCCGCTCCCCCCTCTGGAAAGAAACCTCACAATCTGGTTGAGAAAGTCAATCAGAAAAAACCTCAGAAGTTAATCGTTCCTCCCAGGTGTCggccttcccctcttcctcctgaaCTCCCtgaccagccctgccctccctggaTTGATGAGCCTCCACGGCCCTCCATCAGCATCCTCCCCGCGAGGCCCTTTCCCCCGCTTTGGTGAATATGCTTGTTgctgttccctttcctccatgcCACCATCTCCATACTGCCTTCCCTGACCCTTGTGTCTCCCCGACACACGAGGGCCAGGCCTCCGTGCTTCTTTGCCACCACTGCGTCGTGTCGGGAGCTGCCCCTGAGGCCCGTGCGGGGCCTCTCGGAGTCTGCCTTTGTGTGTCTTCAGTGCAGTTCTTTGACTGGGCCTGTCGAGTATGGGCACacgtattttaaagaaaagggcAATATTGCAAAGTCAGCGGCCGCCCTGCATGCCCTCCTTTCTCATCACTTTGTGGTGGGTTTTTTTAAGATGAGCAGCTCAGCCTGTGGTTGGTCTTCTTGATTTATTAagggcaaaagaagaaaaacaagctcCACTGTCTAAATCTACTTAGTAACCACATCCACACAGTGAGTAGAGGTGAGGACCCGTGCGGCAGACTCGCTGGGTTCCCAGAGGGCTGCCACGCTGCCTGCCGTCCTGCTGACCTCTCCCTGTCTCAGTGGAGCCTTATAATAATAACAGCCATAAATCTTTTAGTGGGttccattccttctcttcctgcaaAAAGCCCTGCACACATTTATCAGATCCTTAAAGGTGCTCGGGGACTGTGCACCTGTCCTTGCTCCACCTCGTCACTGGCCTCTGGTGTACCTCTCAGTTATTCTGGGCGTCCTTTGAACCACACTCATGGGTGGTGCCACACTgttgtgggtgggtgggggggacACCGGGAGAGCGTGGTTGAGAAGGGAGGACCAAGTGGGTGCCATCTTGGGCTCCAGTTTTGACTGGAATGGGCCCCGGCACCGCCCCACTTCTTGCTGCCTCATCTCAGTGCCCTATGAAAGGGGAGGGTcacccttttcttctctctagaTCAACGAAGGGACAAATAGAGTCACAGAGAAATGCCAAAATGGGTTTAAAGGGCAGTTATGTCACCTGCTTTTCATAATTGGCTGAAAATGACAACTCTTGAGCTTTCGGCCACTCACACACTTTGCCATCTGTGGGTAAGAGTTCCTTTAGGGGCATGGAATGCATTTCCCAGTGTCAGTAAGAAATTGTGTATGAAGAAAAACGTAATGCtttcagaacattttcttttggGCTTTGTCCATGATTAGATTATAGCAAATTACAGAGTACACATATCAGGCAATTACTCTTTGCTTTTAACTATTCAATTTCATGGCAAATCCACGTAGCTCAGTAATTATAAAATCCTGCCAATGTGGTTACAGAGAAAATACCTCATCATCTCCATCTTGTGAAGCAAGGTTCAGCTTGCCCTATAATTACCTGGGGTCCTGTTAAGTGTAAAGTAGATTCCAGATGCAGACGGGGGAATGGGTAACTCTCCCTAATTGCCAGGTATCTGGAGAGATTCTCACAGATTTTGCTGGATAGACCTCAGTGCTGTGTGAGGAGGACCGCGTCCTCTCCCTGCTGGTTCCTCTGGGCACCCTCCCCATCCGTGAtcctggtccaggcgtgctgcaGCTTTAACCAAGGTGCATCTCTCTTTACTTCTGTCTTGTGAAAACATGGTCATTTTCTCTTGGCTCAGCTCACAGAATCCTCCCCAACCTTCccccagttttaattttttccagggCTCTGCATGGCCTGTAAGCAATCGAGTCCGCTGTCCTGGAAACTGGAGGAGCTCGTtggagaaaaagaattatttgagCCCATTGTGAGAAATCGAACAGTGGCAGGAGGAGGAAAACGAGAGAAGAAAGGAGCCGACACATCTGAACAGGCGGCCGCGGCCTGTGCATACAGATGCAGGTGGTGGCAGGGTCCCTGTTGCAGCTCATTACCGAGAAGCACATCACAGGCCACCGGGCGAGGGTCGGGACACCCTGGCTGCTGCGCTGAGCTTTGAACAGGGCTGTGCCGCAGGACGGAGAGCACCTGCATGCTCCCTAGGTGCTGTGGTTGCTGAACcaattctcattaaaaaaaatgcagaccACCTGGGGCGAAATCCCCTGGAGAGTCTTATTTCCCTCTGTGGCACTTATTTCAGCACTGCTGTACAACCCCCAGGACCTTTAGGAACATTCCGGAGAGGGTGCTGGGGCCCCTGCCCCAGGATGGGGCACCCCCTGCTGGTGATGGGGAGGGTGGTCTCACTGTAGGAGGAGATCCGAGCAGAGGGTGAGGAAAAGACACAGTCTGTATTTTCCACATGGAAGGAGACAGGGAGCAATTTGCTTTTCTGCCCCTTGAAGTGCGTTACTGATAATGGGGTAAGCCGGCACGGTGGGACTCGCATGGGCGAGGAGGAGTCTTGGCTCCAGGTTCTCCCAATCGAGGCTTTATAGGTTCCTGAgtctgcctcctttctctcccctcatgCCCTGCTGcagcctctctctctgttttcaccCGGTGTCTTGGCAGCGTTGCCCAGGAACACGCAGCCACGCTTGCGTTGATCGGTCCGTGCATTGCAAATTGGGTCAGcttgggggctggtcccatgtAAGGTTTGGGTGTTCCTCAGGACCATTCAGAGCACCCAAACAAGGGTCCCTTTGAAGGGTTGGGGGCTTCTTGTTTCACCAACTACTATCTGTGGCTAAGCGCTTGCAGTGTTTGGGGGAGTGGAAATACAGAAGGGACACTGTGTCTAACTGCTAGTAGCCTATGGATCGAGGGAGCTGTGGTTCCTATATGGCCCcagtttataaataaatgaacattcattaaagtaaaattaaattagaatgaAATTTCCCATCCAGTTTTGTGTAGAAGGCAGAAATAAGTGGGTTGGCTGTGTGATTCTGTTGCAGATGCTGGCACGTGTAGTCACAAGgtgatagtaataatagtaatttgCTCTTTGCTGGTGCCTCTGTCCCCACGTCTCAAGGCAGGTACTACCACCTTGCTTTTGCAAAGCCTCATTGAGTTTAAAGGGCTTAGCTGGAAGTTAGAAAGGGTTGAGTGCAGAGGCCTTAACGCTCTCTGGTCCATTAGACCTCAAGCTCATCAGTAAACAGAAAATGGACCAGGATTCAGGAGACCTGAATTCCAGTCCTTGCTCTGCCACTGACTCTGTGTGGGCAAGCAACGccatctctctgggcctgtttccacGCCTTGAAAGGAAGGGCTGGCGCACATCTTCCGATTGCATGTGTCTAAGTTAACATTTTAACTTAGAACTTACAAAAGGCACACATTTTGCTAATGTATGACCATTTATGGCCAACTCCTTCGGAGCTGTATTGTTTTCCCCTTTATGGCATGGCCTGAGTTTGacctttggaaattaaaatattaaataaaagagtCGTTTCTGTATATTTCACCCTTTATTTGCTGGAGGGGGATTTTCTTGGGAGAGCGTGTTTTCCTTCCAAGCCCAGCTGACGGGCTATGCAGATGACGGGGCCTCCCTCGGGTGGGAGGGGGCCGCTGGATCCATCCATCTTCTCCCTGGAGCGGCCGTCACTTGGCTGCTGGAGAAAGCAAAGGGGGTTTGCAGCTCAGTAGTGTCAGCAAGTCGGCTTATGAAACCACCTTTAACAGGTCTGAGGGCGGGGGCACCCAAGATGGGAGGTTTTGCCAGGCTTCTAGAAGCTCTTCCTCCAGCTTTCTCTATAGCCcggggcaagtcatttaacctccccGCTCCTCCACCTCGAACAGCGCTTtctccctgcctgtctcctctGGGACTGTGAGAAGTCATTAGTGGCTGGCTGTTAGACGGGACCACGCTTTGCACAAGTGACTTGGGCAGACCTTGAACTGGGCATGGCGAAAAGGGGCTCAAGACTTCAATTTGCAGAACAGGTGAAAAAAACGCGGGCTGCACCAGGGTTCCCCCCAGGGTGGCCAGAGCCTCAGTGGAGTTTGGGGAGGGAATGAGCATCTCTGGAGCAGGGGGAGGGTTGGGTGGGTAGTGGCCCTCTGCCAGAAAGGCATTTGGGAAATGGGCCTGAGCCATTGAGGCAGGGCCTTGAGATGCCCCCAGCTCTGGAATATTAACCGGGTGGGCGCAGGCCAGGCCCCAGCAGCAGTGACCGCCCCCCTCCTACCGTTCTGTGTGGATAGCAGCACCTCGCTCAGCAGCCCTTCCAGGGCGGCCCGGTACTTTTCCAGCTGCCTGGAGTTCATCCTCATTCCAATTTCCACAGGAGCAGTCAGCTGTGAAATAAGGCAGAGTTAACAAGAAGGGAGAGGCGCAGAGAGTGCCGTTAACCCCTGGGAGCCCTACAGGTGGCAGGAGGGACTGCCAGGAGCTGCACCACCCTGCCGGCCCTGCTCTCCCCATCCTCTGGGGTCTTCTGGGCTTCTAGGGCCGGCTGGGAATTCTGACATCTCTGCCCAGTTCTGACCAGGGGCTGGATCCTGGAAGTCGCTGAGAGCTGCTGGGAGGAGCATCAACAAACCTCCCCTGGTGGGGAAGCTGGgactggaggggtgggggtggctggaAGCCCCATGGTTTTTCATATGTGGAGGGAACTCACCTCTCCCAATAATAGTAGCTGACACTGTGGAGTCTTGTGCGTGCCAGGGGTCGTTCTGAATGCTTTCTGTATGTTAAACCTCTCACTAACCCTATGATGCAGAGAGGCTTGtgtccctgttttgcagatgaagcCACTGTGGACAAAGAGGTCTggtgacttgctcaagaccaTACAGGcagtgaggaggagagggagaagcaggCCACCCAGGGGGCCTGGCTCCAGGGTCTGTGC from Equus przewalskii isolate Varuska chromosome 19, EquPr2, whole genome shotgun sequence encodes the following:
- the LEMD2 gene encoding LEM domain-containing protein 2; amino-acid sequence: MAGLSDLELRRELQALGFQPGPITDTTRDVYRNKLRRLRGEARLRGEERLREEARPRSEERLREEARLREEAPLRARPAAASLRAEPWLSPPASGSAYATSGVYGDLGASAASWSGSRGLAYPARPAPLRRRASVRGSSEEDEDARPLNRAAPGLGPGVRRWWAASPAPARPPSALLGPDPRPGLRATRAGAAGAARARPEAGRRLERCLSRLLFWASLGLLLVFLGILWVKMGKPSAPQEAEDNMKLLPVDCEKKTDEFCQAKQKAALLELLHELYNFLAVQAGNFECGNPEKLKSKCIPVMEAQEHVANVTGSSSTKFEAALTWILSSNKDVGIWLKGEDPSELVTTVDKVVCLESARPRMGVGCRLSRALLTAVTNVLIFFWCLAFLWGLLILLKYRWRKLEEEEQAMYEMVKKIIDVVQDHYVDWEQDMERYPYVGILHVRDTLIPPQSRRRMKRVWDRAVEFLASNESRIQTESHRVAGEDMLVWRWTKPSSFSDSER